The genomic window AGATAAAATTTGTTTTACTGTTGTAATCTATAAAGTTGAAGGTTGGCGTTACCTCCAAAATAATAACACCTTTTTTAAGGAGGTAAGCTGCAGATGCCTTGCCTACTAGTCCTAAATTATTAAATATTACATCGTTTTTAAATCTATCGCCCACTACAGAAGTAACGTGTAAGCTGTCGGTTTTGTATAAATTGCTGGTTAGTAGATTACCATTGTACGATAAACCTATTGTGGTAGAAAGTATAAATTTGTTGAATTTTGTTTTAAAGGTTATAGCTTGGTCAATGAATGTATTTTTGGTTTGCGTCTGTTGTGCTAAAAAGAGATAACTTTTATTGTTATTGATAATATTTTCATGCAACCCAGGAGAGATTTCTAAACGCTCATTTAATTTGTAATACTGCGTTAAACCATTGTACTGAAGTATATTGTTTATTCCCAGCGCTTTTATTACCACCGTTTCATTACTAACTGATAAATATTGTGTTGGCAAATTTTGCGTTAATTCTTGATCGTTCTGTATGGTGCTTCCATTTTTTTTCCATGTTGGTAAATCTAGCTTGGTAAGAGATTTTACATAAATGGCATTACTGTTTTTTTCTATTTGAGATTGTATTTGCCATTGGTTAAGCTTGTGTAAATGGTTCTGTATTTCGGTGTACCTAACTGTATCGCGGTTAAGGAAATAATTAACCGAGTTGTTAAAATTATATCTCCTTTTTAACTGTAGCGTAGCCACATTCATTCTTAAGGCCCAATCAGATTTTAATTTAAAAAGCGCATTAATATTTCCTGCAAAATCATTGTTCATCAAGTAATACTTTTCATCTAGTGATGGAAGTTCGCTACTTGTAATCGACAGGAATGGTGCAGCTTTTTTTAAAATGGTTTCGTTGTTTAAGGATACGCCAACGTCGGCATTTTCATGTTCTAAATTTTCGCCGACATTATTGGCTTTTAGGTTGTTGAGACTCTTATTTTTTGATTTAAAGAACATATTATTAAACTCGCCACTATAGGCACTATTTCCGAGACCAGCATGACCGGTATTAATGGTTATTGCCCTGGCGCTATCGGTAAGTTTAAGATTTAGGGCAACGTTATTGGTAACGGTATATCCATTTAGGGCTTTTATAGGCTGGTCTCGTTCTATAACCTGTACTTGTTCTACAGCACTCACCGGTACATTGTTGGTGGCCAGTTTATATCTGCCATCCAACAGATTGTCGCCATCTAAATAAACCTTCGATATTGCTTTTCCGTTATAGCTGATAGCACCATTGTTGTCTATTTTTATGCCAGGCAACCTGCCAATCAAATCGGCAATAACCCTATCGTTTTGTTCTTTAAAGGCTTTCACATTGTAAATTAAAGTATCGCTAACAAGCGATACTTTTTTTAGTGAAGTAACCTTAACTTCTTTTAAAAGATTTACTTTTTTTTTAAGGATGATGGTATAATACTGGTTTGTATAACTGCTAATAGGTACTATCTTTTGTTCATATCCCATTGCTGTTACTTTTATAGAAAGGCTGTTGTCATTTGTTTGGAGTTTACAGCTAAAAACGCCCTGTTGATTGGTATTGGTAAAGGCTAAACCCGAACCATTTTTAGTAACTATTGCAATGGTAGCAACATCAAGCGGTACAGCTAGGCTATCTTTTACCATACCATTTATAGTAATTGTTTGCTGGGCCGATGCTAAGATAATCGATAACAACAAACCCCAGGTTGCTAACAAATGTTTTAAATACAAGCTTTCTAATTAATTTGTTAATTCTAAGGGATAGTTCATGGTAAACTTCTTTTTTGAGGCCGTACCGTTATTACCTCCGCCGCTGCTTGTAACTTTATCTATTGTAATGCCACTTCCAAAATCATCCGTACCCAAGCCTTCAGCCTCAGCCTTTTTCATACGTTCGTATTCTTTTAACGAGGTTGAAATTATTTTTGTAGGGATATTTACTGATGTAATATTTTGAAAACCTCCAGTGGTTACCACTTTAGTGCATGTAAATTTTATAAAATAATTATCGTCGTAGGCTTCTAAAATAAGACCGGGCAATCCATTTAATTTCCACGGGCCAAAATTTGCGGCTATATCGGTAGTAAACCATGCTGTATATTTACGGCCCTTAACCGTTGCAGTGGCCATTTGTGCGGTATAACCTAAAAATTGCTTAGTATCTTTTTCAATTTTCCAATTGGTTTTTGCTGTGGTCTCGTTAATTAAATAGCTTTGCTGGTAATGGTTTTTTACTACCGATAGTTTTCCCTTATCAACATAAATATCATCTTCTGTGGTAGGTAAAATAGCGCCCATGTCAATTACATCGCTGTTTTTGGTTTCGGCCTGTTTTAATGCCGCCTGAATGGCAGAGTCTTGCTTTAACCGCGTTTGGCTGGTGTAAAGGCTTTTATCGGTATTAAATGCCAAAATAAAATCCTCGCTAAAAACTTTTGCTTTTTGTGTAGTATCTTTTATATGGTAAAATTGGTAATAGG from Flavobacterium sp. W4I14 includes these protein-coding regions:
- a CDS encoding GLPGLI family protein (product_source=TIGR01200; cleavage_site_network=SignalP-noTM; pfam=PF09697; superfamily=158911; tigrfam=TIGR01200) gives rise to the protein MNKHIKLFPLVLLLCLLYAFDNKENPTPEQPTTIAYYQFYHIKDTTQKAKVFSEDFILAFNTDKSLYTSQTRLKQDSAIQAALKQAETKNSDVIDMGAILPTTEDDIYVDKGKLSVVKNHYQQSYLINETTAKTNWKIEKDTKQFLGYTAQMATATVKGRKYTAWFTTDIAANFGPWKLNGLPGLILEAYDDNYFIKFTCTKVVTTGGFQNITSVNIPTKIISTSLKEYERMKKAEAEGLGTDDFGSGITIDKVTSSGGGNNGTASKKKFTMNYPLELTN
- a CDS encoding hypothetical protein (product_source=Hypo-rule applied; cath_funfam=2.30.30.210,3.30.70.260; cleavage_site_network=SignalP-noTM; superfamily=101744,49464,55608), whose protein sequence is MYLKHLLATWGLLLSIILASAQQTITINGMVKDSLAVPLDVATIAIVTKNGSGLAFTNTNQQGVFSCKLQTNDNSLSIKVTAMGYEQKIVPISSYTNQYYTIILKKKVNLLKEVKVTSLKKVSLVSDTLIYNVKAFKEQNDRVIADLIGRLPGIKIDNNGAISYNGKAISKVYLDGDNLLDGRYKLATNNVPVSAVEQVQVIERDQPIKALNGYTVTNNVALNLKLTDSARAITINTGHAGLGNSAYSGEFNNMFFKSKNKSLNNLKANNVGENLEHENADVGVSLNNETILKKAAPFLSITSSELPSLDEKYYLMNNDFAGNINALFKLKSDWALRMNVATLQLKRRYNFNNSVNYFLNRDTVRYTEIQNHLHKLNQWQIQSQIEKNSNAIYVKSLTKLDLPTWKKNGSTIQNDQELTQNLPTQYLSVSNETVVIKALGINNILQYNGLTQYYKLNERLEISPGLHENIINNNKSYLFLAQQTQTKNTFIDQAITFKTKFNKFILSTTIGLSYNGNLLTSNLYKTDSLHVTSVVGDRFKNDVIFNNLGLVGKASAAYLLKKGVIILEVTPTFNFIDYNSKTNFIYKKNRYFSLNPSIDFRKNLGRYSEINFRYLKQTTFGEVEDIYPGSILVNYREFNFNETPLPITNNNSANVRFSYRKPLAMFFYNLNLGYDKTQQNFINSFEIDNGLTKSTAINFKNTAKKYALGGSISKYLYFASLNISANANTSLQKGFNFYNNEILPFNIKSIATTLTARKKIFNKITVSVSGELSRFINEQSTVNGKTVNTTNIEKLKSTWQHQLNQKLSYNVVYNFTLYKQKLQQPMHNVFLDMNVKYAPTRWKSFFEFHCLNLINQKFYKQINSTSNQLLIFDMPLRDRTFLLKYSFTF